ACCAATGGTCGAAAATTTATGTAAAAACCCATTTCTTGTTAGGGGAATCGGTGGATGTTTTTTCATGGTTTAAAATCACCTTTATTGAAAATGAAGGAGCCGCTTTTGGGATGACAATTGTAGGGAAACTGTTTCTTACATCATTTCGCGTGGTTGCTATTGTTCTTCTTTCAATTTTTATTAATAAGTTGATAAAGCGAAACGCACGTGCAAGTTATATATTGGTTGTTTCTGTTTTGTTGGCGGGAGCTATCGGGAATTTGATAGATTCGCTTTTCTACGGAATGTTTTTTACTGAATCCACACCGTATGCTGCAGCTACATTTTTATCTCACGGCGGAGGTTATGCGCCTTTTTTCTATGGAAAAGTGGTAGATATGTTCTATTTCCCGATTATTAGCGATAGCGCAGGAAACACTCTCTTTTTCAAATGGATTTTCAATNTGGCTGATTCTTGTGTAACAGTTTCCGTTATTCTTATTTTATTATTCTTCAGAAAGGAATTGAATGAATCTCTCGAAAATAAAAAAGCCATTAAACCCGATGCGGAAGAATAACCTTCATATCGTATTTTTTCTGTTTTTTTTGCTTGCATTTACTTCTTGTTTCAAGCCCGGGAATGTATTGAGTGAGGAAAAAATGGTAACTATTTTGACTGAAATGCACAAAACGGAAGGAATTTTGCAAGCGGAAGGATATAATTATAATAATCCGGAGGAAAAAAAGAAATATTACGATGCAATTCTGAAAAAATACAAAATTAAGCAAGCCGACTTTGATTCGTCCTTAGTTTGGTACGCGAAACATCCTAAAGAATTCGGGTTGGTTTATACCGATGTTTTAATCCGTCTGGATACTTTAAATGCGCAAGTACAACGGGGAAAATTTCATCCTAACGAAGGCGGAAACGGCATTCAGGAAGCAAATATCTGGAATTTGCGTGCCAGTTATAACCTAACAAAAGACTCCGCCCGTACAAAAATCGATTTTGAAATTCCCAACGGCAATAATTTAATGGTGGGCGATACCTACATTTTAAGTTTTTTGCGTAGAGTAGCTCCGAGTGATTCTTCATTGAATCCGCATATTGTACTAAAAATAAATTATTTGAACGGGAAAAAAGACAGTATNTATACTAAAACNTACAACGATAGTTTGCTTCGTAGATATACCTTAACGTTTAAAGCCCGTGATACGTTGAAAATAGAATCTTTAACCGGATCATTGTTAGGGAACGACAGTTCAAAAGGTAAAATGAACGCCTTTTTAGACAGCATCAAACTGATTCGGAAATTTAATGTTTACAATCAAATAAAATTAAAAAAGAGAGTTGAAAAATTGGATACAACTCGATTAAAAAAATTATAAAGAATTAAAAACAAAAAACGGCTCATTTTTGAGTCGTTTTTTGTTTACGTAAAAATCATATAAATTTAAATGAGATGGAATAAAATTACGGGAGAATTTATCTCAATCCCCCTAACCCCCTTTTCTAAGGGGGAAATAGGTTTTATCATTTATCAGAATAGAATATATTCTTTCGTTCCATTTTGCAATTCCCCCTTTTCCAAGGGAGAAATAGATTTTATCATTAATCAGAATCAAATATATTCTTTTGTTCTACTTTACAAATCCCCCTTTGAAAAGGGGGTTAGGGGGATTGAATGTAAGTAATTAAAATAAACCTTATTATAAAACAATTTAGCTGAAATCAATATCCCAAAATTTTCAACATCGATTTATAACTTTGTTCTTTAGCGAAAAGTTTGGTGAAATATTCCCCGTCTTCGTCTTTATCGATAATTACAAGTTTTGGACCCGGAATAAGACAGTGTTGAATGCCTCCAAAACCGCCCANCGATTCTTGGTACGCTCCCATATGGAAAAAACCGATATATTGTTCTCTTCCGAGTTCCATTTTTGGTAAAAATACGGCATTGGAATGTACTTCCGCATTATAAAAGTCTTCACTNTCGCACGTCAATCCTCCTAAATTTACCCGTTCATATTCCGAATCCCAATTATTGATGGCAAGGAATACATAACGTTGATTTATTGCCCATGTATCAGGAAGCGTGGTTAAAAAAGAACTGTCAATCATATTCCAAAGCTCACGGTCGTTTTGTTTTTTCTGATTNACAATGGAATACAACATTGCTCCGCTTTCNCCTACAGTGTAAGAACCGAATTCGGTAAAAATGTGCGGNTCAGGCACTCCGTTTTGTTCACAAATAGTTTTTACTTGTGCTACAATTTCCTCAGCCATATATTCGTAGTCGTATGCAAAATCCAAATGAGTTTGAATCGGGAAACCTCCGCCGATATTTAAACTATCTAATGTAGGACAAACTTTTTTCAGCTCGCAATACAAGTTAACTGCTTTACTTAACTCATTCCAATAATAAAGCGTGTCTTTTACTCCGGTGTTTATAAAGAAATGAAGCATCTTTAAGTTTACCTTTTTGTTCTTGGCTATTTTTTCTTCATAATAGGGAATAATATCATTATATCGTATTCCCAACCGTGAAGTATAGAAATCAAACTTAGGTTCTTCTTCCGATGCGATTCTAATTCCAACGTTTAATTTCTTGTCAAAATCTTTCAAAAGTAAATCCAATTCAAAGATATTATCTAAAATAGGAATTACATTTGTAAAGCCCATATTTATCAGNNTTTGAATATTTTCCACATACTGAGGACGTTTAAAACCATTACAAACCACAAATGTCTCAGGTTTTAAAATACCTTGTTCGTAAAGCGTTTCCATAATATTTATGTCAAATGCCGATGATGTTTCAAGATGTACGCCGTTCTTCAGTACCTCTTCCATTACAAAAGAAAAATGTGAACTCTTTGTGCAATAACAGTAATTATATGTTCCCTTATAATCTACTTTTGCCATTGCCACGTTAAACATACGGCGTGCTCTTTGAATATTTTGCGTTATTTTAGGCAAATACGTAATACGTAATGGAGTCCCGTATTGTTTTATCACTTCCATTAAAGGAATATCGTTCCAAATTAATTCGTTTTCGTCCACATTGAATTCTTCGCTGGGGAATTCAAAGGTCTGTTCAATTAGGTCGATGTATTTATTTTTCATTTTTTGGATATATGTAAATGAGTTTAATTTAATTTTTTTGTTGAATTCAAGTGATTTAGTTTTTAATATTTTATTCAATGCGGGTGCAAAAATAATCATATTTTTATTTCTAAGAAAGAGTTTTAGTAAGATATTTTTATATTGAACGAGAAACGTTCCCGGTTTCTACCAAATACAGTGAAAACTCTGACAGAGTTTCAAACTTTGACGGAGTTAAGATGGATACCCATTAAAATTAAAGGTACAGCGCACTGAAATCTTTGTAATATAAAGTCTATTTAGAACCTGAGGTACAGAGTACCGAAACATTAAAAACCAGAATACGCTAAAAATTCCGGTAACTCAACGAATGGTCAAAGACTTTTGTTGTGGTTGAAAACGGAAAGAAATGATTGAAAATTAATAACTTGGGAGTGATAGATTTTCGGACTACAAGTCCTTATAATATTTAAAAGCTGAGATTATAAATCTCAGCGTCCAAGGGAAAATTCCGTCAAAGTTTCAAACTTTGACAGAATTAATATAATAAAGTTTTTAAAATACACAGTTTCTTTATTTTAACAATATTATTTAAGACTTTTTTCTTGGAAAAACAAATTATATTTTATTACTTTGTTACCCTTTTTCCCATATTTAAAGAATTCACACTATTTTAATATAAAGTTTTATTTATAGAAATGATAATGNCCTACTTTTGTGTGTGGAAAATTTATTGTTTAACTACTTATTATTGTTTAACTACTTAATATTATTTTTATGACGAAAATTACCTTTTTTAAAATGATGCTTCTGGCGATATGTATGGTTGGAAGTGTAAATGTCTTTGGACAGTCGGAATCTGTTATATATACCTGCGGCTTCGAGAGTGCTGAAGGGTTTACAGCCAGCACAGTTTATAATAATTCAACAATAGCTTATACTGGTGCTTCTGGAAAACAGTGGGGTACTTATTTTGGAACTCCTTCTACAACAAGTCCCATAACGGGGTTGCAATCTATGCAAATGAGATGGTATACAACAACTCCGTCCTCAAATGGTTACACATTTACAAATTTTGATTTAGCAAATGTAACAAAAGTTACTTTTAGCGCTAAAAATACTACAGGTATTAATGTAATAGTTTCTTACTCAACAGATGGTGGAAGTAATTATACTGGCGCGCAAACATTCACATTGTCAACAAGTGCTTCAACTTATACTTATAATGTTAGCGCCACAGGAGAGTATGCAAACGTTAGATTAAAATTCCAATTGACATATTCAACAACTCCTACAACCACATCGCGATTATACATAGATGATATTTCAGTGTATGGTATGACGACAATTGCAGCTACTCCTACATTTGATCCTGTTGAAGGTACTTATACGTCAGCGCAAAACGTAACTATTTCTAACGGTAGCGGTACAGATAAAATTTATTATACCACAGACGGTTCGGATCCGTCCAGTGCAAGCACGCTTTATACCGCTCCTATAAATGTATCTACTACTACCACTATTAAAGCCATTGCTTATGATCAAAACGATGCAAACCCAAGTTCCATCGCGTCCGCTACTTATACAATTGATTTAACCCCTACCATTACCGTTACCGAAACTTCCATTCCCGCAATGACTGCAGAAGTGGGAGCGAGTGACGCGGAAACGATTCATGTTAGCGGAATTAATTTAACGGATAATATCACGCTTGCCATTACAGGAACGGACGCCGCGCAATTTAGTGTAGATCCAACCTCCATAACACAAACGGGGGGAACCGCGTCAAGTACCGCTGTTACTGTTACCTACACTCCAACAGCAGCAGGTTCACATTCTGCACTATTGGAAATATCCAGCCCGGGAGCAACTACGGTAACCCGTGATTTAACGGGAACGGCTTCGTTAGCAAAACCAGAAGTGCCTATACAGTTACCTCAATCGGATGTGACTCAAACCAGTTTTAAAGCCAGTTGGAATGCCGTAAGCGGAGCTACGAGTTATGATTTAAGTGTTTATACAAAAGCAACTACAGGGAGCGTAACTGCTACCGATTTATTTTTCTCGGAATATGTAGAGGGTTCAGGTAGTAATAAGTATCTTGAAATTTATAATGGAACAGGAGCAGATGTAAATTTAAGTAATTATAAAGTGGAAGTTTATCCAAATGGAGGAACATCGGCAACTTATACACAAACACTTTCTGGAACTCTTGCTAATGCAAATGTGTATGTTATCGGGAACTCAAGCGGAACAATATATACATCTTCAGATATTACATCAACAGTTACTTATTACAATGGCAATGATGCCGTTGCATTAATTAAAATTTCCACAGGCGATACTTTAGACATCATCGGTAAGATAGGAGAAGATCCTGGCTCAAACTGGACTGCTGGAACTTTAGCAACTTCAGAACAAACTCTTGTTAGAAAATCTACAGTTACAGGTGGAGTAACCACTAATCCTACATCAGGTTTTCCAACATTGTCAACAGAATGGGATGGCTATGCTCAAGATGATGCTACTCATTTAGGGGCGCATACATTAGATGATCAATTAATGACAGTGGATACTGATATATCTGGTTCTCCGTTTACAGGTTTAACCACTACCAGCAAAACAATAACGGGATTAAGCAACTCAAATACATATTATTACACTGTTGTAGCAAAAGACGGCGTAAACAGTTCTCCTGTTTCTGATGAGGTTACAGTAAATTTATTATCAACCGGATTAAATACAGCCAAAGAATTAACCGGTATTTCCGCTTCAAACGGTAAAATAAGATTCTCAGCCGGCGCAGGCGAAAATATCCAAGTTTTCAATGCCGTAGGACAACGTATAGTAAACAAAGTCGCCTCTGAAGGATTAAATGAAATTACTGTCAGCGCTAAAGGCATAATGATAGTGAAAGTNGGANGCAAAACNGCAAAAGTAGTTTTATAATACTCAAAAAANNCAGAAAATCAACCGTCTTTCACTGCGGAGTGTAGGCGGTTGGTTTCGTCTTTAAAAATTTTGGGTAATGTAATATTTTTTGCTTTTAATTTGTTATTTATAAATATAGTATTCACAAATAAAAACTTATGTTATGAGAAAAATTACTTTATTATTATTTTCCGTATTTCTTTCAGTTATAGCCTACGGACAAAATTATGCAATTGCAGGTGGTGATTTTGAAAATTGGACCACTTTTACCGATAACCTAAACAGTTATGGTTTAAAATCCTATGCAACTCAAGGTGTTGGTAAAGGGTATAACGGTTCTAATTCTTTAAACATTGCCGGTACTACTACAGCGAATGATTATGTCTTTACGGCTTTTGCTCCATCTTCTTTTCCATCAGGAAGTATCACTGCTATCACTTTTATGGTAAAAGGAACAAGTGATGCTAAGTCTTTAAGCGTAAACTTATATAAAGATGCTTCAAATTATTACAAATTTAATGTTGGAGCTTTATCTTCTTCAGATGTAACAATTTCCAGCAGCGCTTCAAACAGCTATACAGGAACAATTAATACTGACGGAAAATGGGTTAAGGTAACACTGGATTTAACAGGGATAACAGACTTTAACAGAACTGCCGGAGTTAATTTCTTAGCATTAAAAACCGGTAGCTCGTCAACTTATGCTTTAGATATAGATAATATTGAATTTGTTGTATCAGCTGCAGGAACTAAAACATTGAACGCTACACCTACTTCATTGGATTTTTCTATAAATATGGGAAATTCTACAGATCCTAAAACTGTTTCTATTGTAGGTTCTAATTTAACTTCTGTTCCTACTTATTCTGTGTCGGGAACCGACGCCGCTATGTTTACTGTTACCGGAACCTTGACTACAGCCGGTGGTACTTTGAGTGTGGTTTTTACTCCTACATCTGAAGGAAGTAAATCCGCATCACTTGATGTTGTAAGTGAAACAGCATCTGTTTCTATTCCTTTAACCGGTACTGCAACTGCTTCTAACGTGGAAACTCAAACTTTTACATTTAAATCCGGATTAGAACCATGGACTCAAGTTAGTGTTACTGGCGATCAGTTATGGGTGTCTGATAGTAGTTATGGAGCAAAAATGAGCGGATATTCAGGTGGAAATGTAGTAAATGAAGATTGGTTGATTTCTCCTTCCCTTGATTTAAGTGGTGGAGTGGAAAGCGCTTGGCTTACTTTCGATCAGGCTATAAACTATGCTGAAGTCGTTGATTTTCCTGTAAATCACACATTATGGATTAGTTCAAATTATACTTCAGGAGCGCCATCAACAGCAACTTGGACACAACTTACTATTCCTACTTATCCTGCAAGTAAAGGATGGACTTTTGTAAACAGTGGCACTGTCGCTGCTCCAAGTCAGTTTATCGGACAAGCAAATGTAAGCATTGCTTTTAAATATATCAGTACGGCTGATGTTGCTTCCACATGGGAAATAACAAATCTTATTCTATCACGCCAGATGTCTTCAAGCGGTGTGGATAATATAAGCGAAAACAGTCTGAATGTTTATGGAGGTAATGGAAAGGTGAAATTTGAAGCTACTGCCGGCAATAACGTAGAAATTTACAGTACAACCGGTCAACGAATTTACAAAGGAAAAACTATTGACGGTCAAAATTCAATAAATGTGAATGTAAAAGGATTGTTAATAGTGAAAGTAGCAAACCGTGTAGGAAAAGTTGTTTTATAATTAAAAAATCTCTCTTACTACTTAAATAAAAATCAGAAAAACCGCCATCTCTGTTTGAGATGCGGTTTTTTTTATTGAGTTGTGGAGATTTTTAATAAGAGAAAAGGATTGAAACTACAAAAAAAGGTTGCCTGTTTTCACAAAGCAACCTTTTTACAAAAAATTATCGGTTTTATCGCTTATGCTTTACCAGCGCTACCCAAAACATTCACTGTTTTGTGCATATACAATTTTTTCAATTCATCGCGCGCCGGACCTAAATATTTACGCGGGTCGAATTCGGCAGGTTTTGTTGCAAATACTTCGCGAACTTTGGCAGTCATTGCTAAACGTCCGTCGGAGTCGATGTTGATTTTGCAAACGGCGGAAGAAGCTGCGTGACGCAATTGTTCTTCGGGAATACCGATAGAATCTTTCAATGCTCCGCCGTATTTGTTAATCATTTCTACATATTCTTGTGGAACAGATGATGAACCGTGTAATACGATAGGAAATCCGGGTATTTGTTTTTCAATTTCTTCCAAAATATCGAAACGCAATGGAGGCGGAATCAAAATACCGTTGGCATCGCGTGTACATTGTTCCGGAGTGAATTTGTTTGCTCCGTGTGAAGTTCCAATAGAAATTGCCAAAGAATCTACGCCTGTGCGGGTAACAAAATCGATTACTTCTTCGGGTTGAGTATAGGTGTGGTGTTCAGCAGAAACTTCATCTTCCACGCCTGCCAACACTCCCAATTCTCCTTCTACAGTTACATCGTGAGCGTGAGCGTATTCCACTACTTTTTTAGTAAGGGCAATGTTTTCTTCGTAAGGAAGATGTGAACCGTCAATCATTACGGATGAAAAACCGCTGTCGATACAATCTTTGCAAAGTTCAAAGCTGTCGCCATGGTCTAAGTGAAGAACAATTGGAATTTCATAACCTAATTCTTTTGCGTATTGTACAGCGCCTTGAGCCATATAGCGTAAAAGAGTTTGATTTGCATATTTACGCGCNCCGCTTGATACTTGAAGGATTACGGGAGATTTTGTTTCAACACAAGCAGATACGATAGCTTGTAATTGTTCCAAATTATTGAAGTTAAATGCAGGAATTGCATATTTGCCTTCAAATGCTTTTTTGAATAACTCTTTGGTGTTTACCAAACCGAGTTCTTTATAACTTACCATACTTTATAATTTTATTTGGTTTGTAATGTGTGAATTCAAATTTCTTGCAAAAGTACTATTTTTTTANGTTTTAAGCAAGTGTATTTAAAACGTGAAACGGAAAATAAAAGTTTATTACAGGTGTAAAAAACAAGTTTAAAGATGATTAAAAAATGAATGCAGATTTTTCGTACATTGCATCAATCACATCTTTATATTTTTGCATTATAACCGCCCGTCTTAATTTAAGCGTATTGGTAAGTTCGCCGGTTTCTATGGTAAAACCCTTCTTGATTAATGTGAATTTTTTAATTAATTCATAATTCGCCATTCCTTTTTGTTGTAGGGCTATTCGTTCCTGTATCAAGGAGTAAATTTTCGGGTTTTTAAGTAATTCGTCGATAGAACCATAAGAAATTTTGTTTTCTTTTGCATATTCTTCCAATGCCGGAATGGAAGGAACTATGATGGCAGTAACGTAATTTCGTTCGTCGCCGATTGTAGCTGCCTGTTCTATGTATTTGTCTAATTCAAGGCGGGTTTCAATTTCTTGTGGAGCAATGTATTTTCCGTTGGAAGTTTTAAAAAGGTCTTTTATTCTTTCCATTAAAGTAATTTTACCGTCTTTTGAAACAGAGCCGGCATCGCCTGTGCGGAACCAACCATCAGCGGTAAAAGCATTTTTATTTGCTTCCGGATTATTATAATATCCGGGTGTGATGGTTTTTCCTTTTAACAAAATTTCGTTGTCTTCGCCTATTTTTATTTGAAGATCAGGCATTACAGTTCCTACGGTGCCTATTTTATAATTGTTAAGTATAAAGTGCGAAACGGTTGCCGTACTTTCCGTTAGTCCATATCCGTAAACAATAGGAATACCAATACTGATAAAAAACATAGCGATGGAATCCGCAAGTTTAGCGCCGGCAGCAGGAAGCATATTGGCATTTTCGAGCCCAAGCACATTTTTTACTTTTGAAAAAATAAGTTTATCGGCAATTTTGTATCGGGCGGTTAAAAATATGTCCGGTTTTTTTCCTCTGCGTAAATAATCTAAATTATACTTCTTTCCTGTTGCTACCGCCCAAGCCACTATGGCTAATTTTAAGGGCGATGATTTTTCCAGGTTTTCTTGTACGCCTACAAATACTTTTTCCCAAAATCGGGGCACAGCACACATCAGGGTAGGACGGACATCTTTAATGGTTTGCTGGATTTCTGTGGGGCGGTGATTAATATAAATTGTGGAGCCGACGTAGATTAAATAGTAACACCAAGTTCGTTCAAAAACATGGGTTAGAGGTAAAAACGCGATGGAAACATCGTTTTGAGTTATGTTTGATAATCGTATTGTATGAGTTCGCATAGCTTCATTATACATTTCATGAATTATAATAACTCCTTTGGGGTTTCCCGTAGTGCCCGAAGTGTATAAAATAGCCGCCATATCTTTTTCCTCTGCTTCGCTTCTTCTTTTTTCAAGCTCGCCGTCAAAATCCGGTTTTTTGCCAAGATTCATAAAATCATCAAAATACATCGATTTCTCGGTATCGCGCAATTCTACATTTTTATCAAAAACGATGATTTTTTTTAATGTTTTTGCTATTCCAAATAACTCCAAAGCTATATTGTACTGCTCTTTTTCGCCAACAAAAAGATATTGTATTTCTGCATCGTTTACTATGAATTTTACTTGTTCCAATGAAGAGGTAGGATAAATGGGAACATTTACTCCACGTATTGAAAACAAGGCAAAGTCTACAATGAAGTTCTCATTTTTATTTTGCGAAAATTGCCCTACGCGATCCCGCTCTTTTATGCCTAAACTTAAAAAAGCTTTAGCAACAATATCCACTTTTGATGAAAATTCTTTCCAGGAAATTCCTTTCCACGGATCAGAAAGTTCATTCCTGTCGTAAAGAGCAATTTTATCTGCAAATTTTACGGCTTGATTGTTGATTAATCTGGTAAAAATGGGTGCTTTCATATTATTAATTTGAAGTTTTGTAATGCTATGGGTAAAATACGTGAGTATGTTATGAAAAGTAAGCAATTAATACTTTTATATTCAACACTTTAATCGCTTATTTGGTTCTGTATTTGTGTTAAAAAATCGGGTTCTTCTTGTATGCGCTTCAGGGCTGCAAGTGATGCGTTTTGTTGCGATTCCTTTTTGCTGGCGCCGTTTCCTCTGCTTATCGTTGTTTTTTCAATTTCTAATTGCGAAATAAAATTGTGCTGATTGTTTGCTCCAACCGTTTCGTCAATCAAAATAAAATCGAACTGTAAATGATATTTCTGACACCATTCGATAATTTGTGATTTAGGATTATCGTTTGCATCAAGAATTGGTTTTAATTGTTCCAATAAAGGAAACAGTTTATTTTTTACAAATTTTTTACAAGGTTGATATCCGTAGTCAAGATAAATAGCTCCAATCAATGCTTCCAGCGTATTGCCTTTAATATTGAAATTTCGTTCTTTGTTTAAATTCAAATGTTTGGTGGCAACAATTAATTTGTCTAATTTAATCTCAGAGCATAATTGGTTGAGTGTTTCGCGTTTCACAATGCGTGAACGCGCATTGGTTAGAAATCCTTCCTGTTCGTTTGAATGTGAATGGTAAAGTATGTCAGAAACAACCGAGTTTAGAACAGCATCACCCAAAAATTCCAGCCGTTCATTATTAAGCATAGTTCCGTCTTCCGTTCGGATAGGTTTTGAACGGTGGCGTACTGCTAATTGGTAGTATTCAATGTTTTTAGGAAAGAATCCCAAAACATTATAAAAAGAATAAAAAAGCTCTTTCCGAGGATTCGAGAAGAGCTTAATTTTGAAAAATAAGCGTTTGATCAATTTTATTTCGCAAATTTTTTGAATATCACACTTGCATTGTGTCCGCCAAATCCGAATGTGTTGGAAAGTGCGGTATTTACAGTGCGTTTTTGTGCTTTATTAAATGTAAAATTCAGATTGTAATCAATTTCAGGGTCATTGTCTCCTTCTTCATGATTGATGGTAGGAGGAACAATGTCATTTAAAATTGATAGAACTGCAATCATTCCTTCAACGGCTCCGGCAGCGCCAAGCAAATGACCTGTCATTGATTTTGTAGAGCTGATATTTAGTTTGAATGCGTGTTCGCCAAAAACATCCTTGATAGCTTTTGCTTCCGAAGGATCTCCTACAGGAGTAGAAGTTCCGTGAACATTGATATAATCAATTTCTTCAGGTTGTATTCCTGCATCTTTCAGTGCGCGTTTCATTACCAGCATTGCTCCAACTCCATCAGGGTGTGTTGCTGTTAAGTGATAAGCATCAGCTGAAAGTCCGCCGCCAATAACTTCACAAAGGATATTTGCTCCGCGTGCAATAGCGTGTTCCATTTCTTCCAAAATAAGACATCCGCCACCCTCACCCATTACAAATCCATCACGGCTTGCACTGAAAGGGCGAGACGCTTTTTCAACTTCGTCATTTTTGGTGGATAATGCAGTGAGAGCGTTAAATCCGCCAACACCACCGGGGGTAATTGCAGCTTCGGCTCCTCCGGCTAAAATTACATTTGCTTTTCCTAAACGGATAAGATTGAATGCGTCAACAATCGCGTGCGTTGACGATGCACAAGCGGAAGTTGTTGCATAATTCGGACCGCGAAAACCGTATTGAATAGAAATTTGTCCGGCTGCGATATCCGCAATCATTTTCGGAATAAAAAACGGATTGAATTTAGGACCTTGTTCCTGGTTGGTATAATAATATCCTATTTCCTGTTCAAAGGTAGAAATTCCACCAATTCCGGCAGCAAAAATAACTCCGATTTCATCTTTATCTTCATTTTCAAGGTCAAGTCCGCTATTTTCAATTGCTTCTTTCGCTGCAACTAACGCGTATTGAGTATAAAGATCCATTTTGCGAACTTCTTTTCTGTCGAAATAAAGTCCGGGGTCAAATCCTTTTACTTCGCAAGCAAATTTTGTTTTGAACAATGAAGCGTCAAAACGTGTAATAGGAGCAGCACCGCTTACGCCATTCACAACATTCTGCCACGTTTCCGCAGCAGAAAGACCTAATGGAGTTACGGCACCAACACCTGTTACCACGACTCTTTTTAATTCCATAAAAAAGAATTATAAGAAATTTATTTTTTCAAAGCTTCAACGTGTGCGATTGCATCGCCTACTGTTGCAATTTTTTGAGCTTCTTCATCAGGAATTGATACACCGAATTCTTTTTCAAATTCCATAATCAATTCTACAGTATCTAATGAGTCTGCACCAAGGTCGTTAGTGAAATTAGCTGTTTCAACTACTTCTGATTCGTCTACACCTAATTTATCAACGATAATAGCTTTTACTTTTTCTGCAACTTCTGACATAATTTTTCTTTTTTAATGAGTAAATAAAATTTGTTTTATAAATTTGCGGTGCAAAGTAACGAAATAATCATGATATATCCGCACATTTTGTTTAAAAAATTGCAATTTTTTGCACATTTTTAAGACAGATGAGCAAAAACCCATTATACAAATGCCTGTAAACATAGCTATTTTCGCTTCCGGCTCCGGTTCCAATGCAGAGAATCTTATTCAGTATTTTAAAGACTCAAAAGAGTTTTCCTTCCCGATAATTGTTTCAAATAAAGCCGATGCTTTTGTGCATACTCGAGCAAAAAAGTTAGAAATTCCTTCTTTTACATTTTCAAATGAGGAATTCCGCGA
The genomic region above belongs to uncultured Paludibacter sp. and contains:
- the acpP gene encoding acyl carrier protein (ACP) (Evidence 2a : Function from experimental evidences in other organisms; PubMedId : 2062368, 2091027, 3549687, 4882206, 4882207, 7673201, 7972002, 8359454; Product type c : carrier) produces the protein MSEVAEKVKAIIVDKLGVDESEVVETANFTNDLGADSLDTVELIMEFEKEFGVSIPDEEAQKIATVGDAIAHVEALKK
- the fabF gene encoding 3-oxoacyl-(acyl-carrier-protein) synthase II (Evidence 2a : Function from experimental evidences in other organisms; PubMedId : 10037680, 6988423, 7768872, 7972002, 9013860, 9482715; Product type e : enzyme) codes for the protein MELKRVVVTGVGAVTPLGLSAAETWQNVVNGVSGAAPITRFDASLFKTKFACEVKGFDPGLYFDRKEVRKMDLYTQYALVAAKEAIENSGLDLENEDKDEIGVIFAAGIGGISTFEQEIGYYYTNQEQGPKFNPFFIPKMIADIAAGQISIQYGFRGPNYATTSACASSTHAIVDAFNLIRLGKANVILAGGAEAAITPGGVGGFNALTALSTKNDEVEKASRPFSASRDGFVMGEGGGCLILEEMEHAIARGANILCEVIGGGLSADAYHLTATHPDGVGAMLVMKRALKDAGIQPEEIDYINVHGTSTPVGDPSEAKAIKDVFGEHAFKLNISSTKSMTGHLLGAAGAVEGMIAVLSILNDIVPPTINHEEGDNDPEIDYNLNFTFNKAQKRTVNTALSNTFGFGGHNASVIFKKFAK